A genomic stretch from Kwoniella europaea PYCC6329 chromosome 2, complete sequence includes:
- a CDS encoding kynurenine 3-monooxygenase: protein MAETRPRKALIIGAGPVGALTALSLHRRGWEVEVWESRDDPRGKDAAPSNLRSINLAISSRGLEALRSVDPSLAEQFQKEAIPMKGRMIHHVDGKQESQIYDPINGQCINSIGRPLLNQRLVESLPAQIKIRFQTKLSRVDLNHRIAYGYRAEKEKKDVVTGEEHDDGRIAGGNSEKGKTESKEDEHGTKFDLIIGCDGSWSKVRTSMMRMDRIDFSQSFIPHAYIELHMPADPSKPGGYAIDKNHLHIWPRHSFMLIGLPNKDGSFTLTLFIPFPSLSTLSSREAASRFFIEHFPSAVQIVGEKKLLDDFMNNPRGNLVTINCTPSAWSSHALLLGDASHSMVPFYGQGLNCGLEDVRVLNSVLEEHKISSTTSLELGETDKDLELALKAYSVERQADLKAICELALQNYTEMRSHVLSPLHHIRRFLDSFLTRIIPSRSKELHLSLTDPFPTTKVRGWTSLYEMVTFRPDVPYSEALRKERQQKEIMRWTGYVSGLVGLGGVGLVGLKLVRKWLDRK from the exons ATGGCAGAGACAAGACCCAGAAAAGCTTTGATCATAGGTGCAGGACCTGTCGGTGCCCTCACCGCTTTGAGTTTACATCGTagaggatgggaagtggaagtcTGGGAATCGCGCGATG ATCCAAGAGGGAAAGATGCTGCTCCTAGCAATCTacgatcgatcaatttgGCCATCTCTTCAAGGGGTCTAGAAGCTCTGAGGAGTGTTGATCCGTCGTTAG CCGAGCAATTTCAGAAAGAAGCTATACCGATGAAAGGCCGTATGATCCATCATGTAGATGGTAAACAAGAATCACAGATTTACGATCCAATAAATGGACAG TGCATTAACTCGATCGGTCGACCCTTACTTAATCAACGATTAGTAGAATCACTACCTGCTCAAATAAAAATCCGATTCCAGACTAAATTATCTCGAGTGGATTTAAATCATCGAATCGCCTATGGATATCGTgcagagaaggagaagaaggacgtTGTAACTGGTGAagaacatgatgatggacGGATCGCTGGTGGGAATAGCGAAAAGGGAAAAACGGAatcgaaagaagatgagCATGGGACgaaattcgatttgatcATTGGATGTGATGGTAGTTGGTCGAAAGTCAGAACTTcaatgatgaggatggataG GATCGACTTCTCACAATCTTTCATACCGCATGCTTATATCGAGCTTCACATGCCTGCTGATCCATCCAAACCAGGTGGTTATGCTATTGACAAAAATCATTTACATATATGGCCAAGACATTCTTTCATGTTGATTGGACTACCGAACAAA GACGGTTCATTTaccctcaccctcttcatccccttcccttctctttctaCGCTCAGCTCGAGAGAAGCAGCCAGTCGATTCTTCATCGAACATTTCCCTTCAGCGGTACAAATCgtaggagagaagaagttaTTGGATGATTTCATGAATAATCCCAGAGGTAATTTGGTCACGATCAAT TGCACCCCTTCGGCATGGTCATCTCATGCGTTATTACTAGGTGATGCTTCTCACAGTATGGTACC ATTCTACGGTCAAGGTCTGAATTGCGGCCTTGAGGATGTCAGAGTACTCAATTCCGTATTGGAGGAACACAAGATATCATCCACGACCTCCCTAGAATTGGGGGAAACAGATAAAGATCTTGAATTGGCACTCAAGGCTTACTCGGTGGAGAGACAGGCGGATCTGAAAGCTATCTGTGAATTGGCTTTGCAGAATTA CACCGAAATGCGTTCTCACGTCTTATCTCCCTTACATCACATTCGACGATTCCTAGATTCCTTCCTCACCCGTATAATCCCCTCGAGATCCAAGGAATTACATTTATCGCTGACCGACCCGTTCCCCACGACGAAAGTAAGAGGTTGGACGAGCTTGTATGAAATGGTCACTTTCCGACCGGACGTGCCTTACTCCGAAGCattgaggaaagaaagacagCAGAAGGAGATTATGCGTTGGACTGGGTATGTCTCGGGGTTGGTGGGGCTTGGTGGTGTAGGGTTGGTGGGATTGAAATTGGTGAGGAAGTGGTTGGATAGGAAGTAA
- a CDS encoding glycine cleavage system T protein — protein MIALQPIFRCSRAVRPTNVSRQGVLTLTRGFASSLRLSEELHKTPLYDFHVENKAKMVPFAGWSMPLSYGEIGQITAHKHVRSSAGLFDVSHMLQHTFTGPGSQEFLLSLCPSSLDKLKPYSSTLSVLLNDEGGIIDDTIITKHSDESFYVVTNAGRSKEDKEWISKKLSEWKGKEVKWDTLEGWGLVALQGPKASDVIKQIFLKGGKFDLDSIKFGQSAFVELDGVKCHVARGGYTGEDGFEISIPPANAVELTSKITKHPDVQLIGLGARDSLRLEAGMCLYGHDLDESVSPVEAALSWVIGKDRRAQDSQPSFPGKSRILSELSSGPSRRRVGFEITGSPAREGCKVFDSTGTTQLGIITSGIPSPTLGKNIAMGYIANGSHKKGTSVMVEVRKKLREAVVTPMPFVPTKYFK, from the exons ATGATCGCCTTACAGCCCATCTTCCGATGCTCTCGTGCTGTCAGACCCACCAATGTGTCTCGACAAGGTGTTCTCACCCTTACTAGGGGGTTTGCTTCTTCCCTAAGACTATCTGAGGAG CTTCATAAAACACCATTATACGACTTTCACGTCGAGAACAAAGCTAAGATGGTCCCCTTTGCTGGATGGAGTATGCCATTGAGTTACGGTGAGATAGGTCAGA TTACCGCGCACAAACACGTACGATCTTCCGCAGGTCTATTCGACGTCTCTCACATGCTTCAACACACTTTCACTGGACCCGGCTCTCAGGAATTCCTTCTATCGCTCTGTCCCTCATCTCTGGATAAGCTCAAACCATACAGTTCCACGCTGAGCGTATTGTTGAATGACGAGGGTGGTATAATAGACGATACCATCATTACCAAACATTCCGACGAATCATTCTATGTCGTCACTAATGCAGGTAGATCcaaagaagacaaagagtGGATAAGTAAGAAGCTGAGTGAAtggaaaggtaaagaagttaAATGGGATACGTTGGAAGGTTGGGGTCTAGTCGCTTTGCAAGGTCCAAAAGCATCTGATGTGATCAAACAGATCTTTCTGAAAGGGGGGAAATTCGATTTGGATAGTATCAAATTTGGTCAAAGTGCTTTTGTAGAATTGGATGGCGTCAAGTGCCATGTCGCTAGAGGTGGTTAtacaggtgaagatggatttgag ATCTCGATCCCACCTGCCAATGCCGTCGAACTCACATCAAAAATAACCAAACACCCCGATGTCCAATTAATAGGTCTCGGAGCGAGAGATTCCCTGCGATTGGAAGCTGGTATGTGTCTTTACGGACATGATTTGGACGAATCTGTTAGTCCTGTCGAAGCGGCTTTAAGCTGGGTTATAG GTAAAGATAGAAGAGCACAAGATTCTCAACCCTCTTTCCCAGGAAAATCGCGAATATTGTCTGAATTATCTTCTGGTCCATCAAGACGAAGAGTTGGATTTGAAATTACCGGTTCACCAGCTAGAGAAGGATGTAAAGTGTTTGATTCGACGGGTACAACTCAACTTG GTATAATCACATCTGGTATACCATCTCCTACATTAGGCAAGAACATAGCTATGGGATATATCGCGAATGGATCGCATAAGAAGGGTACATCAGTCATGGTTGAAGTGAGAAAGAAATTAAGAGAAGCTGTGGTCACTCCTATGCCTTTCGTACCTACCAAATACTTCAAGTAG